The bacterium region CCTATCTGGTCAACCCCGACGTGACCGTGAATCTCAGGTTCGTCGTGCCGCGTTACGTCTACGTGCTGGGCTACGTCGTCGGGCAGGGCAGGCTCCCCGTCGACATCCGGGACACGGTTCTCGACTGCATCGCCCGCTGCGGCGGGGAGCTCTACGACGCGCGGCTCGACGCCGTCAAGGTCATCCGCGGCGGGCTCTCGAACCCCGAAATCATCAACGTGGACCTCACCGCCGTCATCCACGAGGGCGATTTCAGCCAGAACATCGCCGTCCAGACCGGGGACATCATCTACGTGCCGAAGACCGCCCTCTACGAGTGGAACGAGATACTCTCGCGCATCTTCCCGTCGCTGTCGCTGGTCGAACGGGGCCTTGAGGTGATGATAGATTACTCGACCGTCTACGAATGACGGGGCGGTTGGCGGCAGCCAGTAGACAAGGGGCTTAAGCCCCTTGCCCGAGCCCGGATCTCCACAACGGAGTAGCCAGACCCATGGGGGAAGAGCCCAAGGGCGACAATTTTCTCATCCGTTTCCTGGCCCTGGTATGGGCGAGGAAGTGGATAATCATTTTCTGCGGTCTTTTTACCGGGATCGTCACGCTGGTTCTGTGCTTCTTCTTCACGCCCATCTACTCCTCGGAGATGACGATCCTCCTCCCCGAGAAGACGCAGACGATGACCTCGCTTCTGTCCGCTTTCGGCGGGATGAGCATCGGCGGGCTGGTGCCCACGCCCGTGGACCTCGAGGCCGAGCTGTTGGCCTCGCGGTCGGTGCTGGAGGAGGTGGTCGTCGAGTACGGCCTTCTGCCCGATTACTCCGAGGTTCCCACAAACGACGATAAAACCCCCTACCTCTCCGATTTCAAGGCCAACGAGACGGCCGGCGGAAACGACTACACCTTTGAGTTCACCTCCGATGAGGGGGACTACATCATCTACACCGGAAAGGGGCGCTACATCGGCTCCGGCGCGAATTTCGACCGCTTCGAGGCCGAGGGGCTCTCCTTCGTCATGGCCTGCCACTCCCCCGAGAAGGGCGAGACCTTCACCGTGGCGATAAACACGCCGGAGGAGGCCGCCGTCAATCTGAGCGATATGATTGACGTCACGCCCTCCACCGGCGACACGATCGTCGTGACCGCCGAGAGCTACACGCCGGTGATGTCGCAGAACGTCGTCACCGCCATCGTCAACAAGTATATCGAGCGCACCGAAACCTACTACTCGGGCACCACGGGCCAGCTCCGCTCCTTTTTGGAGAACCAGGTCAACGAGGTCCGGGCCAAACTCGAGAGCGACTCCCGCAGCCTGGCCGCCTACAGCGTGGAACAGATGGTCTATGCACCCGAGGTCGAGGTGAGCACCCTCATCGGACAGATATCGGCCCTCGAGCAGCAGCGCCTCCTGGTCAAGGTCCAGCGCCAGGTGGCCGAGAGGCTGCTGGAAAGCGCCCAGACGTCGGGCACCACCATCTCGGCGGAATCCGCGGCCGCGGCGGCCCTGGGCGTCCCCGGAACCACGGCGACTTACGACGTCGCCACCTCCCAGCTCGAGACGTCCCTGCGCACGGCGGAGGTGGAGCTGCGGGACAAGAGGCTGCGCAACATGAACAAGCAGCTCGAGGAACTGCGCACCACGGAGCTGTCCCTCCAGCGGGAGATTGACGACATCAAGGGCTTTCTACGCGACCAGCCCCCGAAGTTCGTCGAGTACGCCCAGCTCAAGCTGGAGATCGCGGGGTACGGCGAGCTCTACAAGTACCTCGTGGCCCAGTACGAGCAGGCCCGTCTCGAGGAGCAGCGTACCCTGGCTAACCGCGACGTCCCGCGTATCGTCTCCGCGGCGAGTTACGACTCGAGGCCGGTGCGGCCGCGGAAGGTCATCTACACACTCATCGGCGGCTTGATCGGCGGCTTGATCGGCATCGGGATCGTCCTCGGCCGCAACTACCTGCAGCGCACCGCGTTCATGGACCGTCTGAAGGCGGAGGCGGCCGAACGGACGCCCCGGCGCAGGAAGAGGGGACGCCGGGGTCGCGGTGAGGATGCGTAGTGCGTGAGGGTCGCCCGCGGGGCGGCCTTTTTAACACCCACCCCGCCCACTTGGAGACCTCTGCCCTTTTTTAGATAGACTGGGGATAACCGATGGACAAGGCGGAAGATGACCTGACCCGGGCCCAGCTTTGGGCGCTCGAACTCTACCAGAGGCAACTTTTGCGGACAAACCGGCGCCTCCGGGAGCTGCCGGAGGAGGAGTCGTCGCTCCGGCGGCGGCTCGAGGAGACGGAAAGCCGCCTGGGCGTCCTCGAGGGTGAGCTCAAGGCGAAACAGCTCGAGCAGAAGCGCCTGGAGATGGAGGCGGACGGCGTCAAGGAGAGACGGACGCGCCATCAGCAGCAGCTCCTCACGGCCAAAGACAACCGGGAGTACAAGACCCTCCTGGAGGAGATCGCGATGGAGGAAGGGCGGCAGCGAGAGGCGGAGGACCGCGTTCTGGAACTGATGGAGGGTATCGAGGAGCTGTTCCCCCGGGTGCGGGAGGCCCGCGCCGAGAGGGAGCGCGCGGTGTCCGAGGTGCAAAGCGCCCTGGCGGCCGTCGCCGCCGATGGGGAAGACCTCAGGAAACGTCGGGCCAGGCTCGATGGGGAGCGGAAGGCCCTGGTCGAGCGTTTGAACACCGTCGGTCGGCGCATCTTCGACAAACTTTCCGCCCAGCCGCACGTCTGCGCCCTGGTGGACGGCGCCATCTGCGCCTCCTGCCGCATGGAGGTGCCTACCCAGGCGCAGAGCGAGATACGGGCCGGCGGTCTGAAGAGCTGCGAGTCCTGCTCCGTCGTCCTTTTCACCGAGGAGCAGGTCTCGGTGGCCCGGACCATGGCCCGAAACCTCGGGTTTATGCCCGAAGACGAACGAGGATAAACCGACGTGGAACCGGTCATAGTCGTTCACGGCGGCGCCTGGAACATCCCCCCGGAGCAGTGGCCGGCCCATCGCGAGGGCTGCCTGCGGGCCGCCCGGATCGGGTACGCCGAGCTCTCCCGCGGCGCCCGCGCCCTGGACGCCGTGGTGGCGG contains the following coding sequences:
- a CDS encoding polysaccharide export protein, translating into MFRRIALLFVLPCTVAAGDQFILAPGDRFEVSVYGEVASELNPTPPFSRVYQVDPDGNIQVHFLGNISVEGKSLDEVRQLFNDLLSSYLVNPDVTVNLRFVVPRYVYVLGYVVGQGRLPVDIRDTVLDCIARCGGELYDARLDAVKVIRGGLSNPEIINVDLTAVIHEGDFSQNIAVQTGDIIYVPKTALYEWNEILSRIFPSLSLVERGLEVMIDYSTVYE
- a CDS encoding Wzz/FepE/Etk N-terminal domain-containing protein, translating into MGEEPKGDNFLIRFLALVWARKWIIIFCGLFTGIVTLVLCFFFTPIYSSEMTILLPEKTQTMTSLLSAFGGMSIGGLVPTPVDLEAELLASRSVLEEVVVEYGLLPDYSEVPTNDDKTPYLSDFKANETAGGNDYTFEFTSDEGDYIIYTGKGRYIGSGANFDRFEAEGLSFVMACHSPEKGETFTVAINTPEEAAVNLSDMIDVTPSTGDTIVVTAESYTPVMSQNVVTAIVNKYIERTETYYSGTTGQLRSFLENQVNEVRAKLESDSRSLAAYSVEQMVYAPEVEVSTLIGQISALEQQRLLVKVQRQVAERLLESAQTSGTTISAESAAAAALGVPGTTATYDVATSQLETSLRTAEVELRDKRLRNMNKQLEELRTTELSLQREIDDIKGFLRDQPPKFVEYAQLKLEIAGYGELYKYLVAQYEQARLEEQRTLANRDVPRIVSAASYDSRPVRPRKVIYTLIGGLIGGLIGIGIVLGRNYLQRTAFMDRLKAEAAERTPRRRKRGRRGRGEDA